GTCAGGGAGCTCTGGGCCTGGAGGTTCGCCGTTCGGACCGCGACCTCGGGGCGTTCCTGAAGCATGCCCTCGACCATCCTCCCAGCGCGGCGGCGGTCGAAGCGGAGCGCAGCTTTCTGCGCGTTCTGGGGGGAGGCTGCCAGATGCCGGTGGGGGCACTCGGGACGGTCGAGGCGGAGAAACTGACTCTCCATGGGGTCGTGGCGGATCCCTCGGGTGCCAGGTTGGTGCGGGGAAAGATCGAAGGAAGCTGGAATGAGGCGGTCCGTCTGGGAGAGGAGCTGGGCCGGCAGGTCCTGTCGACCGGAGGCGCGCGGATCCTCGGCCATGCTTCATGAACCCTTCCACCGGACCCCTGGCCGGAAAGAAGGTGCTGGTCACCCGGGCCGAGGAAGGGGAGGATCGGCTTACCGGGCTCCTTTCAGCCCAAGGGGCGGAAGTCATCCACATTCCGCTGGTGCGCTTCGAGGATCCTCCGTCATGGGAGCCGTTGATGGAGGCGGCCGCGCGGCTCGAGAGCTTCGATCGCGCACTGTTCACCAGCGCCACGGCGGTCGATCGCTTCTTCGCGCGCCTTCATGAATTCCACCATTCGGAAGGACTGCCGGATCGCATCATCGTCTCGGCGGTCGGACCGAAGACCACCGCGGCGCTCGAGCGCGCCGGCTGCCACAACGTGCAGCACGCCGCCACCTATCGGGCCGAGGGGCTGCTGGATCTGCTGCCCGAGAGCGAAGTAGCCGGTCAGAAGATCCTCTTCCCGCGGGCCCTGGAAGCCAGAGAGCTGCTGGTCGAGGAGCTGCGGAGGCGCGGCGCCAAGGTCTGCCTGGTGCCGGTCTATCGGACGGTGAAAGCGGAGGACAGCCGTGACGCGCTGCTTTCCGCCCTCCGATCGCGCTCCCTGGAGGTCGTCACCTTCACGTCGGCCTCGGCCGTGCGGCATTTCGTAGATTTGGCGGACGGCGCGGACCTCCCGGGGCTATTGCAGGGAACCCGAGTGGCCTGCCTGGGTGAAGTCACTGCACAAGCCACGCACGATGGGGGCATTCACCCCGACATCGTTCCCTCACACGCCACGCTCGAGGAGCTGGTCGGCGCAATCGTCCGCGAGCTCGTAAGGTAAAGAAGGAAGCAGTCAATTGAGGAAACGCGATGAGGGACTGCTCAACAGTAATATAGGTGTTGTCAATGCCGCCCTGACCTTGACGTACGTTCTCACGACGGTCATCATCGCCGGCATCATGCTCCGAGGAAACCTGCTCATCCGCCGCCAGCTGCAGCTATCACTTGATCTCGACAGAAGACGGTCCCGGCCTTGCCAGGTCTTCGAGATTGACTTCTATCAGCATTGTGCCCACCCGGTACTCAGAAATACGGGCCTTACCAGCACATGACGCACGGCCCCGTGTTTCGCAACTGTTGACACAAATCGAAGGCGTGGCTGAGCCAGCATGTCGTCGAGATTTCAAGACGCCGGTAGATCCGAGGCCTTGTGTGCCCGGCCTCGGCAAAGGAGTTCGCCATGAAACTCGTCCCTGGACTCGCGCTCGTCTTCCTCGGTGTCGCGACCGCCTCGGCCGCAGACCCACCCGGGACGTATGACATCGAGCGTTACCTCAACATCCGGTCCGCCATCTCGCCGCAGCTCTCCCCCGACGCGAAGAGCGTCGCCTTCCTGACCAACGTGACCGGGTCGAATCAGATATGGACGGTCCCGGCACAGGGAGGCTGGCCGGATCAGATCACGTTCTTCGGTGACCGCGTGACCAGCATCGCGTGGTCGCCGCGAGGCGACCGGATCGCGTACTCGAAGGACACGGGCGGCGACGAGAACTTCCAGATCCAGGTCGTCTCCCCGGATGGCTCCCGTCAGGTGGCCCTCACCTCGAACCCCGCCGTCCGTTACAACTTCGGCTCGTGGTCGAAGGACGGCGCATGGATCTCCTACTCCAGCAACGAACGCGATCCGAAGTGGTTCGACGCGTACGTGATGAACGTCGAGACGCGACAGGCGCGCCGGGTCCTCGAGAAGGACGCGCTGTTCTCGGCCAGGGACTTTTCCAACGATGGGACACGTCTTCTCGTCTCACGTGACAACGCCAGCCTCGACAACGATCTGTTCGTGCTCGACCTCTCGACGGCCGGCGCTGCCGCCGGGCCCGTCCACCTGACCCCGCACGAGGGGCGGGTCCAGTACCGCGTTCTGGGATGGACGGCCGATGATTCGGGGCTGTGGGTCCTCAGCGACGAGAACCGCGAGTTCCTCGCGCTCGGGCGCCTCGATATCGGCGCAAGAAAGATCAAGTGGATCCGGGAGCCGAAGTGGGACGTGACCTCCGGCGCCCTCTCCCGTGACGGCCGCACGCTCGCGATCGCCGTCAACGCCGACGGCTACGACGAGCTGTCGATCCTCGACGCGGCGACCCTGAAGGAACGCCCCGCCCTTTCGATTCTCCGGGGGCAGATCGACGGCCTCACCTTCTCTGGGAACGGGAAGCTCCTGGCCATGAGCCTCAGCGGCCCGTCGCGCACGGCGGACGTCTGGATCGCCGACCTCGCCTCCGGAAGGCTCGCGCGGGTGACACGCTCCTCCACGGCGGGAATCGCGGCGGCGGCGTTCGTCGAGCCGCAGCTCGTGAGGTACAGGACGTTCGACGGAAAGGAGATCCCGTCGTTTCTCTATCTCCCGAAGGGCGCCGGGAAGGGGGACGGACTTCCCTGCATCGTCACGCCGCACGGGGGACCCGAGGGACAGACCGTCGCGGGATTCAGCCCCGTGACGCAGTACTACGTGAACCGCGGGTACGCGGTCTGGGCGCCCAATGTCCGGGGCTCCACGGGGTACGGCAAGACATTCACTCACCTCGACGACGTGAGGAAGCGCGAGGACTCCGTGAAGGACCTGGTCGCCGGCGTCGACTGGTTGAAGGCATCCGGCTATGTCGATGCCCGGAAGATCGCGGTGGCCGGGGGCTCCTACGGCGGGTACATGACGCTCGCGGCCGTCACGCTCTACCCGGATCTGTGGGCGGCGGCGGTCGACTCATACGGCATCGCAAACTTCAGGACGTTCTTCGGCAAGACCGCCTCGTATCGCGCCGGCCTGCGCGCCACGGAGTACGGCGATCCCGTCGCGGACGGCGAGTTCCTCGATTCGATCTCGCCGATCCACAAGGTGGATAGGATCAAGGCGCCGCTCCTCGTGCTCCAGGGAGCGAACGATCCGCGCGTCCCGGCCGTCGAGGCGGAGCAGATCGTGAAGGCCGTCCGGGACAAGGGCGGCGTGGCGGAGTACATCCTGTTCCCCGATGAAGGCCACGGCTGGTCCAAGCTCGCGAACCGGATCGCGGCCTCCCGCGCGACCGTGGAGTTCCTTGACAGACACCTGCGGGGAGTCCGGCAAGCGCCGTGAGGGGGCATCGCGCCGGCGGGCATCGCGCCGAACAGCACCCCCAGCCCACGACGTAGGGGCTTCTGGCCGGAAACGGAGGCTCGTGCGGGTCCGCAATGCCTAAGAAGGATGTCTCGGAGAACAGCTTGTTCATTCCCTCGGGTTCCAGGTAAAAACTTCAGTGCCTTGTGTTCCGCCCCCTATTTCAGCTAGACACCTTTTTCCCCTAGGATAGGGTTCGAAAGGTGGTCCACATCGTCCCACCCGCCGAAATCCGAGGCCGGATGACCTGTCCTGATTGCGGCCGTGCCAATCCAGCTGAAACCGTAACGTGTGCGGGTTGCGGCCGTTCGTTGACCACCTCCGACAGCGCGGCTGAAATTGGTCGCGAGTCGCTCCCCCCAACGCTTGCGGCAAATCCAGGTCCGCGGCCCTTGGCCCGTCTCGCAGAGGGGACGGAGCTGGGGCGGCGCTACCGCATCCTCCGGCTCCTCGGCGCCGGGGGGATGGGCCAGGTGTACCTGGCGCGCGATGTGGAGCTGGAGCGTGAGGTGGCCGTGAAGCTCATCCGCCCCGATCTCTCGGAGAACCAGACCATCCTCGGGCGCTTCAAGCGCGAGGTGCACCTTTCCAGCAAGGTAACGCACCGTAACGTTCTTCGGGTCCATGACCTGAGCGAGAGCGACGGGGTGTTCTTCCTGACCATGGAGTACGTGCGCGGGCGCAACCTGGCAGCTCTCCTCAGGGAGGAAGGCCGGCTGTCCATCGATCGGGTCGTCCGCATCTTCCGGGAAATCTGTGAGGGTCTGGCCGCGGCCCACGATCAGCAGGTCCTTCACCGGGATCTGAAGCCCCAGAACATCCTCATCGACGAAGTGGATCATGTGCACGTCTCCGACTTCGGTCTGGCCAAGTCGCTGCAGTCGGAGGGCTTGACCGAGACGGGCGCCTTGATGGGCACGCCCGATTACATCTCACCCGAGCAGATCAAAGGCCAGCCGGCGGACGAGCGCTCCGACATTTATGCCCTGGGCCTGATTCTCTATCAAATGCTCACCGGCACCATGCCGTTCCACGGACAGACATCGTGGGAGGTGGCTCTCCAGAGGCTTCAGAAGGATCCGATTCCAGCTTCTCGTCTGAATCCGAAAACCCCGAAATACCTGCAACAGATCCTCGAGCGTTGCATGGCCATCGACCGCTCGCTGCGCTACCCGACGGTTCAGGCCATTCTCGCCGACCTCGAGCACGCCGTGCCGCGAGGCAGCCTCGTTCACGGCCTGAGGATGCGCCGAAAGCGTCTGCTTGCCCCCGCCGTGGCGGTCGTGCTCCTCTTCCTCGCCGGATGGATGGGATGGCGCTACGCGCGCTCGGCCCGGCCGGGAGGTCAGCTGCCGGCAGGGACAGCCGCTGGAGAATCGCCCGTCGCCGTCGTTGCCGTCATCCCCTTCGAGAACCGCACGGGACAGAGTCCTCTCGACTGGTACGGCGAGGGACTGGCCCGCCTGATCATGGACAATCTCGCGCAGTCCCGCCATGCGCAGGTGATCTCGGCGGACACGGTGAAGAGCCTTCAGAGCAAGTCGGCAAATCCCAAAGATCTGGCTCAGGCGGCCGCCTCAGGGGGAATCGGCTACCTCCTCACGGGCGAGATCGTCACCACTCCAGGAGGACTGACCGTCGCCGCCCGACTCACGGACACGAGAAAAGGCCGCGAGGCGGCGGCCCGGCGGGTGGATGGTCTCTCGGCTGATTCCCTCATCGTCGCGGCGGACACCATTGCATCCGCCACCCGAAAAGGACTGGGCCTTCCTCCGGCCGAAGGGGTGGACGTGTTCGCGGCGGATTTTCTAGCCAAGAACCCTGCCGCCTACGAGGCATATCTGAAGGGACTTCAGGCCTGGACCTACTATCACTATGAAGAAGCGGAAGTGCGGTTCCGGGAGGCCTTACGCGACGCCGAGGATTTCACCATGGCCCGGTACCGGCTTGCTCAAGTGCTGGGTGACATGGGCAAAATGGATGAAGCGTTGTCGGAAATCCGGAGGGCGGCAGCGGAGGCGGGACGAGTTTCCGATCGCGAGTCGCGCTACATCCGCGCGACCGAGGCCTACTTTTCGACGCGTTACGAAGAAGCGGTGAAAGCGTACCAGGAGCTCATCAAGCTGTATCCCCACGAGGTCGAAGCGCGCGACCTGCTGGCGACGATTCTCACCGACCTGGGCCGGAACCAGGAGGCCATCGACCAGCTGAAGATCATCGCGCAGATGGAACCGGAGCACCGGGTAACGTGGAGCATGCTGGGAAGCGCGTACCTGGCGGAGGGGGACTTCAACCAGGCAGTTCTCGCGCTGCGACGATACGTGGAGCTGGAGCCCGGAAGCGCCAACGGCCATCACCTGCTGGGCGACGCCTATCGCTCACAGTCAGAGTTCGATCTGGCGGCGGCGGAATACCACAAGGCGCTGGATCTCGACCCGACGTTCCACTATTCCTCCGTGAGCCTCTCGGAGGTGGAGATCCTCCGGGATCAATGGAGCGGGGCGGAAGCACGACTTGCGAAGCTGATCCGGGATACGGCCGTGCTTCCTCGAAACCGGCTCGATGCGGGCTTCCAGCTGGCTTCCCTGTATCGCGCCCAGGGGCGCTTTCGTGACGCGGCCCGCGTGCTCGCCGGCCTGGAGAGCCCGCTTCGCCAGGAGCAGGTTCGCGAGGCCATGGCGCTTTCCATCCGCGGGACCTGCATGATGGAGCTGGGGAGACTCCGGGAGGCGCGCGCCCTGATCGACGAGGGTGTGAAGCGCTCGCCCGCGGTTCCCACGCGCTACCTGTTCGCCCGGGGCCTTCTGGATCTCCGGGAAAGGAAACCGGCGGCAGCGCGGGAAACCGCCGCGCAGATCCTGAAGGGCGCCCTGCCTCCGGACAATCCCGACCGAGCCGAGGAGAAGGCGGCGGCCTTCCTCTCCGGTCTTGCCTGGCTTCAGGAAGGTCAGACGGAGCGCGCCACTGAAGAGCTCTCCCGGGCGGTGGCGCTCTCCGGCTACGAGTATTCGATCTACCGTCTGGCCCTGGCCCGTGCCTACCAGGAAGCCGGAAAGCTCCAAGAGGCCATGGCCGCGGCGCGCCAGGCCGCAGCACCCGAGGATCCGGCCAAGCCGCGAGTGGACCTCGAGCTGGATCGAGTACGCGCGGCGCTCCTGCTCGCCGAGATCCAGGAGAAGATGGGACAGATGTCCGAGGCGAAATCGGGCGCCCAGGAGGTCCTGAAGCGCTGGTCGCGCGCCGACGTCGAATTCCTCGATCTGACCGAGGCCCGCCGTCTTGCGGGCGTGACGGTCAGCGGGGAACGATCGTGATGCCGCCCGGACCCTTCGGCGATGCGACGGCCCCGAGAGTCTTGCCGTTCCCGTCGAAATCGTAGGGCAGGAAGAGGTCGAACAGCTCCCCATCGTAGAACCCGACGATACGGAAGGCCTTCTCTCCGGAGAGAAGCG
This DNA window, taken from Candidatus Polarisedimenticolia bacterium, encodes the following:
- a CDS encoding uroporphyrinogen-III synthase, whose translation is MNPSTGPLAGKKVLVTRAEEGEDRLTGLLSAQGAEVIHIPLVRFEDPPSWEPLMEAAARLESFDRALFTSATAVDRFFARLHEFHHSEGLPDRIIVSAVGPKTTAALERAGCHNVQHAATYRAEGLLDLLPESEVAGQKILFPRALEARELLVEELRRRGAKVCLVPVYRTVKAEDSRDALLSALRSRSLEVVTFTSASAVRHFVDLADGADLPGLLQGTRVACLGEVTAQATHDGGIHPDIVPSHATLEELVGAIVRELVR
- a CDS encoding S9 family peptidase; translation: MKLVPGLALVFLGVATASAADPPGTYDIERYLNIRSAISPQLSPDAKSVAFLTNVTGSNQIWTVPAQGGWPDQITFFGDRVTSIAWSPRGDRIAYSKDTGGDENFQIQVVSPDGSRQVALTSNPAVRYNFGSWSKDGAWISYSSNERDPKWFDAYVMNVETRQARRVLEKDALFSARDFSNDGTRLLVSRDNASLDNDLFVLDLSTAGAAAGPVHLTPHEGRVQYRVLGWTADDSGLWVLSDENREFLALGRLDIGARKIKWIREPKWDVTSGALSRDGRTLAIAVNADGYDELSILDAATLKERPALSILRGQIDGLTFSGNGKLLAMSLSGPSRTADVWIADLASGRLARVTRSSTAGIAAAAFVEPQLVRYRTFDGKEIPSFLYLPKGAGKGDGLPCIVTPHGGPEGQTVAGFSPVTQYYVNRGYAVWAPNVRGSTGYGKTFTHLDDVRKREDSVKDLVAGVDWLKASGYVDARKIAVAGGSYGGYMTLAAVTLYPDLWAAAVDSYGIANFRTFFGKTASYRAGLRATEYGDPVADGEFLDSISPIHKVDRIKAPLLVLQGANDPRVPAVEAEQIVKAVRDKGGVAEYILFPDEGHGWSKLANRIAASRATVEFLDRHLRGVRQAP
- a CDS encoding protein kinase gives rise to the protein MARLAEGTELGRRYRILRLLGAGGMGQVYLARDVELEREVAVKLIRPDLSENQTILGRFKREVHLSSKVTHRNVLRVHDLSESDGVFFLTMEYVRGRNLAALLREEGRLSIDRVVRIFREICEGLAAAHDQQVLHRDLKPQNILIDEVDHVHVSDFGLAKSLQSEGLTETGALMGTPDYISPEQIKGQPADERSDIYALGLILYQMLTGTMPFHGQTSWEVALQRLQKDPIPASRLNPKTPKYLQQILERCMAIDRSLRYPTVQAILADLEHAVPRGSLVHGLRMRRKRLLAPAVAVVLLFLAGWMGWRYARSARPGGQLPAGTAAGESPVAVVAVIPFENRTGQSPLDWYGEGLARLIMDNLAQSRHAQVISADTVKSLQSKSANPKDLAQAAASGGIGYLLTGEIVTTPGGLTVAARLTDTRKGREAAARRVDGLSADSLIVAADTIASATRKGLGLPPAEGVDVFAADFLAKNPAAYEAYLKGLQAWTYYHYEEAEVRFREALRDAEDFTMARYRLAQVLGDMGKMDEALSEIRRAAAEAGRVSDRESRYIRATEAYFSTRYEEAVKAYQELIKLYPHEVEARDLLATILTDLGRNQEAIDQLKIIAQMEPEHRVTWSMLGSAYLAEGDFNQAVLALRRYVELEPGSANGHHLLGDAYRSQSEFDLAAAEYHKALDLDPTFHYSSVSLSEVEILRDQWSGAEARLAKLIRDTAVLPRNRLDAGFQLASLYRAQGRFRDAARVLAGLESPLRQEQVREAMALSIRGTCMMELGRLREARALIDEGVKRSPAVPTRYLFARGLLDLRERKPAAARETAAQILKGALPPDNPDRAEEKAAAFLSGLAWLQEGQTERATEELSRAVALSGYEYSIYRLALARAYQEAGKLQEAMAAARQAAAPEDPAKPRVDLELDRVRAALLLAEIQEKMGQMSEAKSGAQEVLKRWSRADVEFLDLTEARRLAGVTVSGERS